A window of the Dyadobacter pollutisoli genome harbors these coding sequences:
- a CDS encoding DUF5615 family PIN-like protein: MIILDAHLPPGLAAWINTNFQIECYSAHFLNLRNAEDAEIFSIARAHNAIVITKDDDFVSLLNRNGSPPKVIWLTCGNTSKSRLKEILSVNLVPALELLQNTDLVEITGY; the protein is encoded by the coding sequence ATGATCATACTGGATGCGCATTTACCTCCTGGTCTCGCTGCCTGGATCAATACCAACTTTCAGATTGAATGTTACTCCGCCCATTTTCTAAATCTTCGTAATGCCGAGGATGCAGAGATTTTTTCTATTGCAAGAGCCCACAATGCTATTGTTATTACAAAAGATGATGATTTTGTTTCTCTTTTGAACAGAAATGGGAGTCCCCCGAAAGTAATTTGGCTGACTTGCGGCAACACCTCTAAAAGCAGGCTGAAAGAAATTTTAAGTGTCAATCTTGTTCCAGCCCTGGAACTACTTCAAAATACAGATTTGGTGGAAATCACCGGTTATTAA
- a CDS encoding sensor histidine kinase → MIRTKNLWIIPLLGWILFISLPLTIMSREPRPDIQLVLLTSVSFWLFFLLYFLLFYFNVLVLIPKLFLKQKYVWFAGIFMGGCLAIYYLQPFENLIFKKFHTQEEPRGHEERFPGPPPRPFGENPPPPPRPASNNGTTVDFVSLVLFVVIWVVAMAVKISEQWRLSEKRVILSEADKAQAELSFFKAQINPHFLFNTLNNIYALAVSNSENTAESILKLSQMMRYITEEAMEDFVPLDDEIACLRNYIDLQKLRLNAKTSVSFEITGSARGVRIAPLILMTFVENAFKYGVSNRNESGIVIRVDILSEEVSFFCQNRVFETNIDLDRKGVGIANTKKRLDFLYSGQHTLAIEKSDEMFTVHLKLSAV, encoded by the coding sequence ATGATCAGGACAAAAAACCTCTGGATAATTCCCCTGCTGGGATGGATTCTGTTCATTTCCCTGCCATTGACTATTATGTCCAGAGAGCCCCGGCCGGACATTCAGCTCGTACTGCTCACATCGGTTTCATTCTGGCTGTTTTTCCTGCTGTACTTCCTGTTATTTTATTTCAATGTGTTGGTACTGATCCCGAAACTGTTTTTGAAGCAGAAGTATGTTTGGTTTGCGGGAATTTTTATGGGAGGGTGTTTAGCTATTTATTATTTGCAACCATTTGAAAATCTGATTTTTAAAAAATTTCATACGCAGGAAGAGCCGCGGGGACACGAGGAAAGATTTCCAGGCCCACCGCCACGTCCATTCGGAGAGAATCCACCACCGCCTCCGCGGCCAGCATCCAACAATGGCACCACTGTTGACTTTGTCAGCCTGGTTTTGTTTGTAGTAATTTGGGTGGTCGCAATGGCGGTTAAAATTTCGGAACAATGGCGGCTTTCGGAAAAAAGGGTCATTCTGTCGGAGGCGGACAAAGCGCAGGCGGAACTATCGTTTTTCAAAGCTCAGATCAATCCGCATTTTTTGTTCAATACCCTCAATAATATTTATGCATTGGCAGTGAGTAACAGTGAAAATACGGCGGAGAGTATTTTGAAATTGTCCCAAATGATGCGGTACATTACCGAAGAGGCAATGGAAGATTTTGTTCCGCTGGATGACGAAATTGCCTGCCTGAGGAATTACATTGATCTACAGAAACTCAGGCTGAATGCAAAAACCTCGGTTTCGTTTGAAATTACAGGGTCGGCGAGGGGAGTTCGTATCGCACCATTGATACTGATGACATTTGTAGAAAACGCATTTAAGTATGGGGTCAGTAATCGCAATGAGTCGGGGATTGTTATTCGGGTTGATATTTTAAGTGAAGAAGTTAGTTTCTTTTGCCAAAACCGGGTATTTGAAACGAACATTGACCTGGATCGAAAAGGTGTAGGCATTGCAAATACCAAAAAACGTCTGGACTTTTTGTACTCGGGCCAGCATACATTGGCCATTGAAAAGAGCGACGAAATGTTCACTGTCCATTTAAAGTTGAGCGCCGTATGA
- the atpD gene encoding F0F1 ATP synthase subunit beta, producing the protein MANATNIGKITQVIGPVVDVSFEDSGNIPSILDALEVIKSNGQRVVLECQQHLGEDRIRTIAMDSTEGMQRGMAVTPLGAPIKMPIGEGIKGRLFNVIGEAIDGLTPIDNTNGISIHRSAPKFEDLATATEVLFTGIKVIDLLAPYVKGGKIGLFGGAGVGKTVLIQELINNIAKAYAGLSVFAGVGERTREGNDLMREMIEAGIIKYGDEFKHSMEEGGWDISKVDYNTLKDSQATFVFGQMNEPPGARARVALSGLTMAEYFRDGDGEGQGRDILFFIDNIFRFTQAGSEVSALLGRMPSAVGYQPTLATEMGQMQERITSTKRGSITSVQAVYVPADDLTDPAPATTFAHLDATTVLSRKVSEKGIYPAVDPLDSASRILNAETLGAEHYDCAQRVKNILQRYKELQDIIAILGMEELSDEDKLVVSRARRVERFLSQPFFVAEQFTGLKGTLVDINDTIKGFNLIMDGSYDHLPEMAFNLVGTIEDAQAKGEKMLAEATR; encoded by the coding sequence ATGGCAAACGCGACAAACATAGGAAAAATTACGCAGGTAATTGGTCCGGTTGTAGACGTATCATTTGAGGACAGCGGTAACATCCCGTCGATCCTGGATGCGTTAGAAGTCATCAAATCAAACGGTCAGAGAGTAGTTCTTGAATGTCAGCAGCATTTGGGCGAAGACCGTATCCGTACCATCGCGATGGACAGTACCGAAGGTATGCAGCGCGGTATGGCAGTCACTCCACTAGGAGCGCCTATCAAAATGCCGATCGGTGAAGGCATCAAAGGTCGTTTGTTCAATGTGATCGGTGAAGCGATCGACGGACTTACCCCTATTGACAATACCAATGGTATTTCTATCCACCGTTCTGCTCCTAAATTTGAAGATCTTGCAACGGCTACCGAAGTACTTTTCACAGGTATCAAGGTGATCGACTTGCTTGCGCCTTACGTAAAAGGAGGTAAAATCGGATTGTTTGGTGGTGCCGGTGTTGGTAAAACCGTATTGATCCAGGAGCTGATCAACAATATCGCAAAAGCTTATGCTGGTCTTTCAGTATTCGCGGGAGTTGGAGAACGTACCCGTGAAGGAAACGACCTGATGCGTGAAATGATCGAAGCCGGTATCATTAAATACGGCGACGAGTTCAAGCACAGCATGGAAGAAGGCGGCTGGGATATCTCCAAAGTGGATTATAATACTTTGAAAGATTCACAAGCAACTTTCGTCTTCGGACAAATGAATGAGCCTCCTGGCGCACGTGCCCGTGTGGCGCTTTCAGGTCTGACTATGGCGGAATATTTCCGTGATGGTGACGGCGAAGGACAAGGTCGCGACATTCTATTCTTTATCGACAATATCTTCCGTTTTACACAAGCAGGTTCAGAAGTATCGGCCCTTTTGGGACGTATGCCTTCTGCTGTGGGTTACCAGCCTACGCTGGCAACTGAAATGGGACAGATGCAGGAACGTATTACATCAACAAAACGTGGTTCTATCACTTCCGTACAGGCGGTATACGTACCTGCGGATGACTTGACTGACCCTGCTCCTGCGACAACATTTGCCCACTTGGATGCGACTACGGTATTGAGCCGTAAAGTTTCTGAAAAAGGAATTTACCCGGCTGTGGATCCATTGGATTCAGCTTCACGGATTTTGAATGCTGAAACATTGGGTGCTGAGCATTACGATTGCGCACAGCGTGTGAAAAATATTTTGCAACGCTACAAAGAATTGCAGGATATCATCGCGATCCTTGGTATGGAAGAACTTTCTGACGAAGACAAGCTGGTTGTATCCCGCGCACGTCGTGTAGAACGTTTCTTGTCTCAGCCTTTCTTCGTTGCAGAGCAGTTCACAGGTTTGAAAGGAACATTGGTTGATATCAATGATACCATTAAAGGCTTCAACCTGATCATGGATGGTAGTTATGACCATCTTCCTGAAATGGCATTCAACCTGGTTGGAACCATCGAAGACGCTCAGGCCAAAGGAGAGAAGATGCTTGCAGAAGCAACAAGGTAA
- a CDS encoding APC family permease: MQQPATRNELFKILGVGFGVAVTVGGTIGTGILRKPGPIAAQLGEPWLIMTLWVAVSLYAFLGTLCTIELGTSVPKAGAWYVYAQRAFGNYAGFVVGINSWLGTCSALGFGVYTMSEYIALLIPAFTGYEPYVAAAILVILTGIHWIGLALASSFQNIMSVLKGVGLFIFVAVCYIYGDEVSTADAQLTTSRIIETGSWIAPVIFSLQAIFYTYDGWHTAAYFSEEDRDPSKNLPKSMIGGVVLIIAIYLLCNLAILYILPMNDLSQSKLAAADAITLIFGEGSGKIVTLFLMISILGIVNAQLLFNPRVLYSMSRDGLFLKAGTTVNKGGTPAVAMLITSGVAVTLILIGKDATEKLSDIATFFFVLGYASGFASLLALRRNEPLLPRPWKVPAYPVLPIVMLLLSIAFLVSAIVQDLPSSQYALLFLIISYPAYLLMSRLNK, encoded by the coding sequence ATGCAGCAACCCGCTACGCGAAACGAACTGTTCAAAATCCTGGGCGTAGGCTTTGGTGTCGCCGTCACAGTTGGCGGTACCATTGGAACGGGAATTCTCCGCAAACCAGGTCCCATAGCGGCGCAACTGGGTGAACCATGGCTTATTATGACACTTTGGGTAGCGGTAAGCCTGTACGCTTTTCTGGGAACATTGTGTACCATCGAGCTGGGCACTTCGGTACCCAAGGCCGGTGCCTGGTACGTTTACGCACAACGGGCATTTGGTAACTATGCGGGGTTTGTGGTGGGGATCAACAGCTGGCTTGGTACATGCTCTGCGCTCGGGTTTGGTGTTTACACGATGAGCGAGTACATCGCATTGCTTATTCCTGCATTCACCGGTTACGAACCTTACGTGGCTGCTGCAATTCTTGTGATACTCACTGGTATTCACTGGATTGGGCTCGCCCTCGCCAGTAGCTTTCAGAACATCATGAGCGTTTTGAAAGGAGTCGGTTTGTTTATTTTTGTGGCGGTATGCTACATATATGGTGACGAAGTATCAACAGCAGACGCGCAGCTAACCACCAGCCGGATCATCGAAACCGGCAGCTGGATCGCACCGGTTATTTTTTCTTTACAGGCCATATTTTACACCTATGATGGCTGGCACACAGCGGCTTACTTCTCGGAGGAAGATCGCGACCCTTCCAAAAATCTTCCAAAATCCATGATTGGAGGCGTCGTACTCATCATTGCGATTTACCTGCTTTGTAACCTGGCTATCTTGTACATATTGCCAATGAATGACTTGTCACAGTCGAAACTGGCTGCGGCCGACGCGATCACATTGATCTTTGGCGAAGGCTCAGGCAAGATCGTGACATTGTTTCTGATGATTTCAATTTTAGGTATTGTGAATGCGCAGTTGCTTTTCAATCCACGGGTGTTGTATTCCATGAGCCGTGACGGGCTGTTTCTGAAAGCAGGCACTACCGTTAATAAGGGTGGTACTCCGGCGGTAGCCATGCTCATTACCTCCGGAGTGGCCGTTACATTGATCCTCATCGGAAAAGATGCGACCGAAAAGCTCTCCGATATTGCCACATTCTTTTTCGTTTTGGGCTATGCCTCCGGTTTTGCTTCATTACTAGCGCTGCGCCGGAACGAACCCCTCCTGCCCCGTCCCTGGAAAGTTCCGGCATACCCGGTTTTGCCAATCGTTATGCTGCTCTTATCCATTGCATTTCTGGTGAGCGCAATTGTTCAGGATTTGCCGAGCAGCCAATATGCATTGCTTTTTCTGATCATTAGTTATCCCGCGTATTTGCTGATGAGTCGTTTAAACAAGTAA
- a CDS encoding LytR/AlgR family response regulator transcription factor, with the protein MKCIAIDDEPLALQVLQKYVSAFPAIELVGIFDDAIEGAAFLKDNSVDLLFIDINMPDLSGLDLVSQLEVRPMVIFTTAHKKFAHEGFELEALDYLLKPITTERFERAVNKALEQYQFRKSQLNESAESVIVRSEYKMIKILLSDIEFIEGMEDYIKIHLLSSKHPVLTLMSLKGILENLPGNRFSRIHRSYIVPDSLVKSIQNKKVKLLTDRELPVSDSHLDFIERWRTR; encoded by the coding sequence ATGAAATGCATTGCCATTGATGATGAGCCACTAGCATTGCAGGTTTTGCAAAAATATGTATCGGCATTTCCAGCCATTGAACTTGTGGGGATTTTTGATGATGCCATTGAAGGCGCCGCTTTCTTGAAGGATAACAGTGTCGATCTGCTGTTTATCGACATTAATATGCCAGACTTGTCGGGCCTGGACCTGGTATCGCAGCTGGAAGTGCGGCCAATGGTCATTTTCACGACAGCGCATAAAAAATTCGCACACGAGGGTTTTGAACTGGAAGCATTGGATTATTTACTGAAACCAATTACGACGGAACGTTTTGAAAGGGCGGTTAACAAAGCATTGGAACAATATCAGTTTCGAAAATCACAGCTGAATGAGTCCGCAGAGTCGGTTATTGTCCGTTCGGAATACAAAATGATTAAAATTCTGCTCAGCGACATTGAATTTATAGAAGGAATGGAGGATTACATTAAAATCCATTTATTGAGTTCAAAACATCCGGTTTTAACATTGATGTCATTGAAGGGAATACTGGAAAATTTGCCTGGAAACAGGTTTAGCCGCATCCACAGAAGCTACATTGTCCCTGATTCACTCGTCAAATCTATTCAAAACAAAAAAGTGAAATTATTGACCGACAGAGAATTGCCGGTAAGTGATAGTCATCTGGATTTTATAGAGCGCTGGAGAACGCGGTAG
- a CDS encoding intradiol ring-cleavage dioxygenase translates to MERKEFLKRGFSALGFATIVPLISCSNSSVDPETTDTTTGSTSGSCTSTASETAGPFPTKSPASYVLTDITSDRPGTKLTVKITIQNKSNSCEGLSGALVDIWHCDAAGNYSEYGGSGMQSINYTNVHFLRGRQTTDSNGVVNFASIYPGWYSGRAPHIHVHVYDSSGKSLLVTQIAFPEDISKVVYAQGVYASHGQADTTNARDNVFGDGVSTEMATVTGSVSAGYELTHAIVVTA, encoded by the coding sequence ATGGAACGTAAAGAATTTTTAAAAAGAGGGTTTTCTGCACTTGGTTTCGCCACTATTGTGCCGTTGATCAGCTGCTCAAATAGCAGCGTAGACCCGGAAACTACGGATACTACGACGGGCTCCACCAGTGGGTCCTGTACGTCAACGGCCTCGGAAACAGCGGGTCCGTTTCCAACCAAGTCGCCGGCGAGCTATGTGTTAACCGATATCACGTCGGACAGGCCAGGGACGAAGCTTACCGTCAAGATTACGATCCAGAATAAGAGTAATAGCTGTGAAGGCTTGTCTGGTGCGCTAGTCGACATCTGGCATTGCGACGCTGCCGGGAATTATTCGGAATATGGCGGGAGCGGAATGCAATCGATCAACTATACCAATGTTCACTTTCTGCGCGGGAGACAAACGACCGATAGCAATGGTGTTGTAAATTTTGCGAGCATTTACCCGGGCTGGTACTCAGGCCGTGCGCCGCACATTCACGTACACGTGTACGATTCGAGCGGGAAATCACTTTTGGTTACCCAGATCGCATTTCCGGAAGACATTAGTAAAGTGGTGTACGCCCAAGGTGTGTATGCAAGCCACGGCCAGGCGGATACTACCAATGCGCGGGATAATGTTTTTGGCGACGGTGTTTCTACGGAAATGGCAACTGTAACCGGAAGTGTGTCAGCTGGATATGAATTGACGCATGCCATTGTGGTAACTGCATAA
- the atpC gene encoding ATP synthase F1 subunit epsilon, translating into MHLEIITPDKKVFAGEATAVTLPGTEGQFQVLNRHAPLVSTLGKGDVVVDTGAAKQNFVIDGGVVEVLNNKVLVLAEAVL; encoded by the coding sequence ATGCATTTAGAAATCATTACCCCAGATAAAAAGGTATTTGCCGGCGAGGCGACTGCTGTTACATTACCGGGTACCGAAGGACAATTTCAGGTTTTGAACCGCCACGCACCATTGGTCAGCACGCTGGGCAAAGGAGATGTGGTAGTAGATACCGGAGCAGCCAAACAAAACTTCGTCATTGACGGTGGCGTTGTGGAAGTGCTCAATAACAAGGTATTGGTTTTGGCCGAGGCTGTTTTGTAG
- a CDS encoding DUF433 domain-containing protein — translation MNTQLLERITFNPNQCGGKPCIRNMRIRVTDVIELLANGLSPEQIITDELPDLEREDITACLLYAAVKLNHPVLQAA, via the coding sequence ATGAACACGCAACTTTTAGAACGCATCACATTTAATCCCAATCAATGCGGAGGTAAGCCCTGCATACGGAATATGCGTATCCGGGTGACGGACGTGATCGAATTATTGGCAAATGGATTGTCTCCTGAGCAAATTATAACAGATGAGTTGCCAGATCTTGAGCGGGAGGATATTACAGCGTGCCTGTTATATGCGGCTGTAAAACTCAATCACCCGGTTTTACAAGCCGCCTAA
- a CDS encoding pirin family protein translates to MMMTQSAAQIYLESVRGHFQTEHFRSFRTFNFEDYRAEGREAFGRLLVVNDETLLAERSHQIVVVRECRVILLPLVGGFEFSDSIENLRFIDSGEAVIFTAQPGQTYTLTNPYEQEAINYLQIRMECDPDAVGDPFITRFDLAHRNTLLPIYRSARNDGNIYIGKYQGREEGVFLKDTLNRGIFAFIIEGAFEVQNRLLEKRDGLSVSFVDEIEFEALSNDAVILILEV, encoded by the coding sequence ATGATGATGACTCAATCAGCAGCGCAAATCTACCTCGAAAGTGTACGAGGGCATTTTCAAACGGAGCATTTCCGCAGTTTCCGGACATTCAATTTTGAAGACTATCGGGCGGAAGGTCGCGAGGCTTTTGGAAGATTGCTTGTGGTGAATGACGAGACGTTGCTTGCTGAACGGAGTCATCAAATCGTGGTAGTGAGGGAATGCAGGGTAATATTACTTCCGCTGGTGGGAGGGTTCGAATTTTCGGACAGTATAGAAAACCTGCGTTTTATTGATTCCGGTGAAGCGGTGATCTTCACGGCGCAACCGGGGCAAACTTATACATTGACAAATCCATACGAGCAAGAAGCGATCAATTATCTTCAGATCAGGATGGAGTGCGACCCGGATGCGGTTGGCGACCCGTTTATCACACGATTTGATCTGGCCCACAGAAACACACTTCTTCCAATATACCGCAGCGCCAGGAACGACGGGAACATTTACATTGGTAAATATCAGGGTAGGGAGGAAGGTGTCTTTTTGAAAGACACATTGAATCGAGGCATTTTTGCATTCATCATCGAAGGAGCTTTTGAAGTTCAAAACCGCTTATTGGAAAAGCGCGACGGTCTATCGGTCTCATTCGTAGACGAAATCGAGTTCGAGGCGCTTTCCAATGATGCGGTGATTTTGATTTTGGAGGTTTGA
- a CDS encoding TonB-dependent receptor plug domain-containing protein → MPWNKLTLKSLCIPVILLCIAGFKWTEEDFTQFISNKLQLYRHVLPNEKAYLHLDKPYYVKGDTIWFKGYLAEGSLHLADSASNLMYVDLIEQRTGRNVALRRVRMDGGTGHGDIVLADSIPAGSYTIRGYTNWMRNFSEDFFFQKDIYIFDHEENKAVTVPEGIDVQFFPEGGQLVAGINTRVAFKALNPAGMGHDVGGFVLNQDKDTVASFKSEHLGMGRFQFEPKTGQSYSAFIKEKDGKVTPVKFPALQDAGFTMIVDNLSNKSKMRVIAYARIPGKTEIPVHIVGQSRGIVAFVAKGKISTRGLMMNLPTTDLPDGITHLTLFDSENKPVCERLVFIDHSHKLRVKVSASKTAFKPREKSEVEVTVTDSSGRPVEASLSMSVTDAGQIVQQTYDQNIVSYLLLSSDLKGFVEKPAYYFDESKSERKIHLDYLMMTQGWSRFRWQDVMQDSIPAPKRYIEQGVTLAGEVKRNNRKVTEKVMLSVYLSNDSLSTFMTSETNDAGQFAIYNLVFPDSLKIRLQGMNKKGNQNLSFIIPPFDAPKATLVRVPYNPVTVDSQKLADYLKRAEQDQEIARKIRESRERLLQEVTIKAKKEVPRDSRKLYNSADASLKITPQMASGNMSVLDMLAGRVAGVQVSGSGMNASVYIRGNRGEPLFVLDGMPVDKAMITSLNVFDVESIDVLKGASAAIYGSRGGNGVISVLTKRGNENYDYSQEIVPGVLVSKIAGFNVPRDFYAPAYVADGSQGTIPDYRSTIFWAPMLKTDKNGKAKIQYFNSDATTTVDIQVEVFSPSGVPGYGKSSYSVN, encoded by the coding sequence ATGCCATGGAATAAGCTCACTTTGAAATCCTTATGCATCCCCGTCATTTTGCTTTGCATTGCCGGTTTTAAATGGACAGAGGAAGACTTCACCCAATTTATTTCAAACAAATTACAACTTTACAGGCATGTACTACCTAATGAAAAAGCCTATCTCCATCTCGACAAGCCATATTATGTGAAGGGAGACACCATCTGGTTTAAAGGATACCTGGCAGAAGGCTCGCTGCATCTGGCCGACAGCGCCAGCAATCTGATGTACGTCGATCTCATTGAGCAACGTACCGGGCGGAATGTTGCTTTACGGCGTGTCAGGATGGATGGCGGCACCGGCCACGGCGACATTGTCCTTGCTGATTCCATTCCTGCTGGTTCCTACACCATCAGAGGTTATACCAACTGGATGCGCAATTTTTCGGAAGATTTCTTTTTTCAGAAAGACATCTACATTTTTGACCACGAAGAAAACAAGGCAGTTACCGTTCCCGAAGGTATTGATGTTCAGTTCTTCCCAGAAGGCGGCCAGCTCGTCGCCGGTATCAACACCCGGGTCGCATTCAAAGCTCTGAACCCGGCCGGTATGGGGCATGATGTGGGCGGTTTTGTCCTCAATCAGGATAAGGATACTGTTGCTTCTTTCAAAAGTGAGCACCTGGGAATGGGCAGGTTTCAGTTTGAACCTAAAACCGGACAGAGTTATTCCGCTTTTATCAAAGAAAAGGATGGTAAGGTCACTCCTGTTAAATTTCCGGCTTTGCAGGACGCGGGTTTCACGATGATCGTCGATAATCTTTCCAACAAATCCAAAATGCGGGTGATCGCTTACGCTCGTATTCCCGGTAAAACGGAAATTCCGGTACATATTGTGGGCCAGTCCAGAGGGATTGTGGCATTTGTAGCAAAAGGTAAGATTTCCACGAGAGGACTCATGATGAACCTCCCGACCACCGATCTCCCCGACGGGATCACCCATCTTACACTTTTCGACAGTGAGAATAAACCCGTTTGCGAAAGGTTGGTTTTCATTGACCATTCACACAAGCTGCGCGTCAAAGTGAGTGCCTCTAAAACCGCATTCAAGCCCCGCGAGAAATCCGAAGTGGAAGTTACCGTGACCGACTCGTCCGGCAGGCCTGTGGAAGCCAGCCTTTCCATGTCGGTGACGGATGCCGGCCAGATCGTGCAGCAGACTTATGACCAGAACATTGTTTCATATTTGTTATTATCTTCTGATTTAAAAGGCTTTGTAGAAAAACCAGCCTATTATTTCGATGAAAGCAAATCGGAACGAAAAATTCATCTGGACTATCTTATGATGACACAGGGATGGTCCCGTTTTCGCTGGCAGGACGTTATGCAAGACTCTATTCCGGCTCCCAAACGCTACATTGAACAGGGCGTCACGCTGGCGGGGGAAGTGAAGCGCAATAACCGGAAGGTTACTGAGAAAGTTATGCTTTCGGTGTACCTGAGCAACGACAGCCTCAGCACATTCATGACTTCCGAAACCAATGATGCTGGGCAGTTTGCCATTTACAATCTGGTATTCCCCGACTCACTAAAAATACGGCTGCAAGGCATGAACAAGAAGGGTAATCAAAATTTATCATTTATAATACCTCCATTTGATGCGCCCAAAGCCACATTGGTGAGGGTACCGTACAATCCCGTCACCGTTGATTCACAAAAACTGGCCGATTATCTGAAAAGAGCTGAACAAGACCAGGAAATAGCGCGTAAGATCAGGGAAAGCCGCGAGCGGTTGTTGCAGGAAGTAACCATTAAAGCGAAAAAAGAGGTACCAAGGGATTCCCGGAAACTCTATAATTCGGCAGACGCTTCTTTAAAAATAACGCCGCAAATGGCATCAGGAAATATGAGTGTCCTGGATATGCTGGCAGGCCGGGTAGCCGGCGTTCAGGTCAGCGGATCAGGTATGAATGCGTCCGTTTACATTCGCGGTAACCGGGGCGAGCCGCTCTTCGTATTGGACGGCATGCCCGTGGATAAGGCTATGATCACGTCGTTGAATGTGTTTGATGTAGAATCCATCGACGTTCTAAAAGGCGCTTCTGCGGCTATTTATGGCAGTCGGGGTGGCAATGGGGTCATTTCAGTTTTGACGAAAAGAGGTAATGAAAACTACGACTATTCTCAGGAAATCGTGCCCGGTGTGCTGGTTTCGAAGATTGCCGGTTTTAATGTGCCCCGGGACTTTTATGCACCGGCATACGTAGCCGACGGATCACAAGGCACAATTCCCGATTACAGGTCAACTATTTTCTGGGCTCCGATGTTAAAAACAGATAAAAACGGAAAAGCAAAAATTCAATATTTCAATTCTGACGCAACCACCACTGTGGACATTCAGGTAGAAGTTTTTAGTCCTTCCGGTGTTCCGGGTTATGGCAAATCAAGCTATTCTGTAAATTGA